The Paracoccus sp. MC1862 genome includes a window with the following:
- a CDS encoding diguanylate cyclase, with translation MTLAEAALMLMPMHLHLDAHGQILSAGPTLRRIVGAAETFDAAFEPVGADASTPLSGLAEAERVFLRVRSSPGQILRGRAVGIAGGGLLLNLGLGIGLVDAIRRHDLTDRDFAPSDLAMEFLFLHEANGAMTQELSRANSRLVAARTRAEAEAFTDPLTGLYNRRGLQLAFEALRQGAMHSDPHHFALIVMDLDHFKPLNDSLGHAAGDEMLRQVAASLRAIVREVDTVARTGGDEFVLLLPGLCDPAVLEAMGRRIIQRIETPVEIAGTLSRVSTSLGVAISSRYQRITWARMEADADAALYAAKHAGRGCTRIAAGEENAPGRRAGKKDRR, from the coding sequence ATGACGCTGGCAGAGGCTGCGCTGATGCTGATGCCGATGCACCTGCATCTGGATGCGCATGGGCAGATCCTGTCGGCAGGCCCGACCCTGCGGCGAATCGTCGGCGCGGCGGAAACCTTTGACGCGGCGTTCGAGCCTGTCGGCGCCGACGCCTCGACCCCGCTTTCCGGGCTGGCCGAGGCCGAGCGGGTGTTCCTGCGCGTCCGGTCCTCGCCGGGCCAGATCCTGCGCGGGCGTGCGGTAGGAATTGCGGGAGGTGGGCTGCTGCTGAACCTCGGGCTGGGCATCGGCCTTGTCGATGCCATCCGCCGCCATGACCTGACCGACCGCGATTTCGCCCCGTCGGATCTGGCGATGGAGTTCCTGTTCCTGCACGAGGCCAACGGCGCCATGACGCAGGAACTGTCGCGTGCCAACAGCCGCCTGGTCGCCGCCCGGACCCGCGCCGAAGCCGAGGCTTTCACCGATCCGTTGACCGGGCTTTACAATCGCCGCGGCCTGCAACTGGCCTTCGAGGCGCTGCGGCAAGGGGCCATGCACAGCGATCCGCACCACTTCGCGCTGATCGTCATGGACCTCGACCATTTCAAGCCCCTGAACGACAGCTTGGGTCATGCTGCGGGGGACGAGATGCTGCGGCAGGTCGCGGCCAGCCTGCGGGCCATCGTCCGCGAGGTCGACACGGTCGCGCGGACCGGAGGCGACGAGTTCGTTCTGCTGCTGCCGGGCTTGTGCGATCCCGCCGTGCTTGAGGCGATGGGCCGCCGCATCATCCAGCGGATCGAAACGCCGGTGGAGATCGCCGGAACGCTCAGCCGCGTATCGACCAGCCTGGGAGTCGCGATTTCATCCCGTTATCAGCGGATCACCTGGGCACGGATGGAGGCCGACGCCGACGCCGCGCTTTATGCCGCCAAGCACGCCGGCCGTGGCTGCACCCGCATCGCCGCCGGAGAGGAGAATGCGCCGGGGCGCAGGGCCGGAAAGAAGGATCGGCGATGA
- a CDS encoding heme NO-binding domain-containing protein yields MHGLVNRAVEEFARATYGEAVWTATARAVGVDPCGFEIMDSTEAEITGRLIAALAGQLDRSPPELAEDLGAWMAQLAPMRRLLRFAGSDFAAFMMSLEEIRERGQMVVHRLRLPVLSVMPTASGWEIRSSCDPLWLHAVAGMLHAMADDYGVLAVIEVAGGRVLVDVPVVDFNAGRPFSISDPTVGAA; encoded by the coding sequence ATGCACGGGCTGGTCAACCGCGCGGTCGAGGAATTCGCCCGCGCCACCTATGGCGAGGCGGTCTGGACGGCGACGGCACGGGCGGTCGGGGTCGATCCGTGTGGATTCGAGATCATGGACAGCACCGAGGCCGAGATCACCGGCCGGCTGATCGCGGCTCTTGCGGGGCAGCTCGACCGTTCGCCGCCTGAACTGGCCGAGGATCTGGGCGCCTGGATGGCGCAACTCGCGCCGATGCGACGGCTTCTGCGTTTCGCCGGCAGCGACTTCGCCGCCTTCATGATGAGCCTTGAGGAGATACGGGAGCGCGGCCAGATGGTGGTCCATCGGCTCAGGCTGCCGGTGCTGTCGGTCATGCCCACTGCTTCTGGGTGGGAGATCCGGTCTTCGTGCGATCCCTTGTGGCTGCATGCCGTGGCCGGGATGCTGCATGCCATGGCCGACGATTACGGGGTGCTCGCGGTTATCGAGGTGGCAGGCGGGCGGGTCTTGGTCGATGTTCCGGTGGTCGATTTCAACGCCGGCCGGCCCTTCTCGATCAGCGATCCGACCGTGGGGGCCGCATGA
- a CDS encoding DUF3572 family protein — MRRVMISRSSLDALAESILGHLAGCPDLVEALCTETGLDSADLRALAATPSTDFASALVDFICASDDRLAAFAAASGWPEATVAHTREALAAGILR, encoded by the coding sequence ATGAGACGCGTCATGATCTCGCGCAGTTCCCTTGACGCCCTTGCCGAATCGATCCTCGGCCATCTTGCCGGATGCCCCGACCTGGTCGAAGCGCTTTGCACGGAAACCGGCCTTGATTCGGCCGACCTGCGGGCCCTTGCGGCCACGCCGTCGACGGATTTCGCCTCGGCCCTGGTGGACTTCATCTGCGCCAGCGACGACCGGCTTGCCGCCTTTGCGGCGGCGTCCGGCTGGCCCGAGGCGACGGTCGCCCACACCCGCGAGGCGCTTGCCGCGGGCATCCTGCGCTGA
- a CDS encoding diguanylate cyclase, whose amino-acid sequence MEGQILVVDGTATNRITLKVRLSAACYDPLTARTGAEALAVLARCRPGIVLIGGPPDDMEPVELCGRIARAEPGLPVVMMVPQNQRIAALKAGAAAVLELPLDEGGLFARIRALMRDRHHAVAAVAVPGMAEEQQAFLPAPATAARSVLLIAGDTGVAMGWRHALAPRLAAQLRIADPERALAEAAVGLVPDLYLIATDMAQPGDGLRLLSELRSRRSSRDAAFAMVLEPQRRDMMPVALDLGAGDALLSTLVTTGMADEAALRLDALIRRKLSADGRRAAEERERALAWIDPLTALPNRRYALQRLVGLCSRDAGICTIIAIDIDRFKEVNDRHGHAAGDAVLADVAARLDRAVPAPGFVARVGGEEFLAILPDTSKTEAAAVARRMRALVSDEWIRLPGRDEGVALRITISAGIASVGSGPHDPRGRARALMEQADDALLRAKRSGRDRLMISGVNAAA is encoded by the coding sequence ATGGAAGGGCAAATCCTGGTGGTCGATGGCACGGCCACGAACCGGATCACGCTCAAGGTGCGTCTTTCCGCGGCATGCTACGACCCCCTGACGGCCCGCACGGGCGCCGAGGCCTTGGCGGTCCTGGCGCGCTGCCGGCCCGGCATCGTGCTGATCGGCGGTCCTCCCGACGACATGGAGCCGGTCGAGCTTTGCGGGCGTATCGCCCGTGCAGAACCGGGCCTTCCCGTGGTGATGATGGTTCCGCAGAACCAGCGCATCGCCGCCCTGAAGGCGGGCGCCGCGGCCGTCCTGGAACTGCCCCTGGATGAAGGTGGCCTGTTCGCGCGCATCCGGGCGCTGATGCGGGATCGGCATCATGCCGTCGCGGCAGTTGCCGTTCCGGGAATGGCCGAGGAACAGCAGGCGTTTCTGCCCGCCCCTGCCACCGCGGCGCGGTCGGTCCTGCTGATCGCGGGTGACACAGGGGTCGCGATGGGATGGCGGCACGCGCTGGCGCCGCGGCTTGCGGCGCAGTTGCGGATCGCCGACCCCGAACGGGCTCTGGCCGAGGCGGCGGTGGGGCTGGTGCCCGACCTTTACCTGATCGCCACGGACATGGCGCAACCCGGCGACGGGCTGCGGCTGCTGTCCGAACTGCGCTCTCGCCGGTCGTCCCGTGACGCGGCTTTCGCGATGGTGCTGGAACCGCAGCGGCGCGACATGATGCCGGTCGCGCTCGACCTTGGAGCGGGGGATGCGCTCTTGTCGACGCTGGTGACGACCGGGATGGCCGACGAGGCGGCGCTGCGGCTGGATGCGCTGATTCGGCGCAAGCTGTCCGCCGATGGACGCCGTGCCGCCGAGGAACGTGAACGCGCGCTTGCCTGGATCGATCCGCTGACCGCCCTGCCGAACCGGCGATACGCACTGCAGCGTTTGGTCGGGCTTTGCAGCCGCGACGCCGGCATCTGCACGATCATCGCCATCGACATTGACCGTTTCAAGGAGGTCAACGACCGCCATGGCCATGCCGCCGGCGATGCCGTTCTGGCCGATGTGGCCGCGCGGCTTGATCGCGCGGTGCCGGCACCCGGCTTCGTCGCCCGCGTCGGCGGAGAGGAATTCCTGGCCATCCTGCCCGACACCTCGAAAACCGAGGCCGCCGCCGTGGCCCGCCGGATGCGCGCCCTCGTGTCCGATGAATGGATACGCCTGCCCGGCCGTGATGAGGGTGTCGCCCTGCGCATCACCATCTCGGCAGGAATTGCAAGCGTCGGCTCGGGTCCGCATGACCCACGCGGCCGCGCGAGGGCGCTGATGGAGCAGGCCGACGACGCGCTGCTGCGGGCCAAGCGCAGCGGCCGGGACCGGCTGATGATCTCGGGGGTCAATGCGGCGGCCTGA
- the cysS gene encoding cysteine--tRNA ligase, whose protein sequence is MVQIKLTNTRTRRKEPFEPINPANVRMYLCGPTVYDRAHLGNARPVVVFDVLYRLLRHVYGEDHVTYVRNFTDVDDKINAAALARQQAGDPRPLEELIRERTEETIGWYHADMDALGALRPDHEPRATDYIPQMIAMIEALIVKGHAYAAEGHVLFDVRSFPAYGKLSGRSVDDMIAGARVEVAPFKRDPMDFVLWKPSSDEEPGWDSPWGRGRPGWHIECSAMSAALLGESFDIHGGGIDLQFPHHENEIAQSCCAHPQEDFARVWLHNEMLQVEGKKMSKSLGNFFTVRDLLDQGIPGEVIRYVFLMTHYRKPMDWTIEKVREAEATLHRWREIVASVEPAQQPSETVISALADDLGTPAALAALHDLATRREAAALKASAVFLGLLENDVVTEAIPEEARRLFLARVAAREQGDYVLSDALRAWLNISGFNVEDRKPHSASILRRDIHAEFEGWMRLGHMLSQGHWLAPKAPVTSLGATRGVVFEEGSGAVLQVGTGVPTAPSEQALYLALDLLEKRAQ, encoded by the coding sequence ATGGTCCAGATCAAGCTGACCAACACGCGCACTCGTCGCAAGGAGCCATTCGAGCCCATCAATCCTGCCAATGTGCGGATGTATCTCTGCGGACCCACGGTCTATGACCGCGCACATCTGGGCAACGCACGGCCGGTGGTGGTCTTCGACGTACTTTACCGCCTGCTGCGCCATGTCTACGGCGAGGATCACGTCACCTATGTCCGCAACTTCACCGACGTGGACGACAAGATCAACGCGGCGGCGCTGGCCCGCCAGCAGGCCGGCGACCCGCGTCCGCTTGAGGAGCTGATCCGCGAGCGCACCGAAGAGACGATCGGTTGGTATCACGCCGACATGGACGCGCTGGGCGCCCTGCGCCCCGACCACGAGCCGCGGGCGACCGACTATATCCCCCAGATGATCGCGATGATCGAGGCGCTGATCGTCAAGGGCCACGCCTACGCGGCCGAGGGACATGTGCTGTTCGACGTCCGGTCCTTCCCGGCCTATGGCAAGCTTTCCGGGCGGTCGGTCGATGACATGATCGCCGGCGCGCGTGTCGAGGTCGCACCCTTCAAGCGCGATCCGATGGATTTCGTGCTGTGGAAGCCCTCGTCGGATGAGGAGCCGGGCTGGGACAGCCCTTGGGGCCGCGGCCGGCCGGGCTGGCATATCGAGTGCTCGGCCATGTCGGCGGCGCTGTTGGGGGAAAGCTTCGACATCCACGGCGGCGGCATCGACCTGCAGTTTCCCCACCACGAGAACGAGATCGCCCAAAGCTGCTGCGCCCATCCGCAGGAGGACTTCGCCCGCGTCTGGCTGCATAACGAGATGCTGCAGGTCGAGGGGAAGAAGATGTCGAAGTCGCTGGGCAATTTCTTCACCGTGCGGGACCTGCTGGATCAGGGAATACCGGGAGAGGTGATCCGGTATGTCTTCCTGATGACGCATTACCGCAAGCCGATGGACTGGACGATTGAGAAGGTGCGCGAGGCGGAGGCAACGCTGCATCGCTGGCGGGAGATCGTGGCCAGTGTCGAGCCAGCGCAACAACCATCGGAAACGGTTATCTCGGCATTGGCGGATGACCTCGGCACCCCCGCCGCTTTGGCAGCACTGCATGATCTTGCCACACGGCGCGAGGCTGCTGCTCTCAAAGCATCCGCAGTATTCCTTGGATTGCTCGAGAACGATGTTGTTACAGAGGCTATTCCTGAGGAGGCACGTCGCTTGTTTCTCGCCCGCGTGGCGGCTCGCGAACAAGGAGACTACGTGCTCTCCGATGCCCTTCGCGCTTGGCTGAATATTTCCGGGTTCAATGTAGAGGATCGAAAGCCGCACTCTGCCTCTATCCTGCGGAGAGACATACATGCAGAGTTCGAGGGCTGGATGCGATTGGGCCACATGTTGTCCCAAGGGCATTGGCTTGCCCCAAAAGCGCCGGTTACTTCTTTAGGCGCTACACGTGGCGTGGTTTTTGAGGAAGGGTCTGGTGCAGTGCTTCAGGTGGGAACGGGCGTTCCAACCGCTCCAAGTGAGCAGGCATTGTATCTTGCGCTAGACCTGCTCGAGAAACGTGCACAATGA
- the cimA gene encoding citramalate synthase translates to MTSRLTLYDTTLRDGQQTQGVQFSAAEKAEIARMLDALGVDYIEGGWPGANPTDSEFFTSAPATRATMTAFGMTRRAGRSAGNDDVLAAVLDAGTKAVCLVGKTHDYHVTEALGIPLEENLACIADSIAHVTAQGREAIFDAEHFFDGHAANPGYALDCLRAALAAGARWIVLCDTNGGTLPDRVGQITRAVIASGIPGDRLGIHAHDDTGNAVACSLAAIAAGARQVQGTLNGLGERCGNASLTSLIPTLLLKEPFRSTLTTGVTPEALASLTRISRRLDEILNRSPLRAAPYVGASAFAHKAGLHASAILKAPQTYEHVAPATVGNERVIPMSNQAGQSNLRARLAGAGIEVQPGDPALSRILAAVKDREDQGYAYDSAQASFELLAREELGALPSFFEIERYRVTVERRLNAIGRRISVSEAVVVAQVGGQRVMSASDSIGANGEDAGPVNALWRAIGKDLGPWQGSIDEMTLADFRVRIIGAGTDAVTRVIIDFTDGQGAAWSTVGVSPNIVDASFEALVDAIRWKLIRDGAA, encoded by the coding sequence ATGACCTCCCGCCTCACCCTCTACGACACCACCCTGCGCGACGGGCAGCAGACCCAGGGCGTGCAGTTCTCGGCCGCCGAGAAGGCCGAGATCGCGCGGATGCTCGACGCGCTCGGGGTGGACTACATCGAGGGCGGCTGGCCGGGCGCGAACCCGACCGACAGCGAGTTCTTCACCTCGGCGCCGGCCACCCGCGCCACCATGACCGCCTTCGGCATGACCAGGCGCGCGGGCCGGTCCGCCGGAAACGACGACGTGCTGGCCGCTGTGCTGGATGCCGGGACGAAGGCGGTGTGCCTCGTCGGCAAGACGCATGATTATCATGTGACCGAGGCGCTGGGCATCCCGCTTGAGGAGAACCTCGCCTGCATCGCGGACTCGATTGCCCATGTCACGGCGCAAGGCCGCGAGGCGATCTTCGATGCCGAGCATTTCTTCGACGGCCATGCGGCGAACCCCGGCTATGCGCTCGACTGCCTGCGCGCGGCGCTGGCCGCAGGCGCCCGCTGGATCGTTCTCTGCGACACCAACGGCGGCACCCTGCCCGACCGCGTGGGCCAGATCACCCGCGCCGTGATCGCCTCGGGCATCCCCGGCGACCGCCTCGGCATCCACGCCCATGACGACACCGGCAATGCCGTCGCCTGCTCGCTGGCCGCGATCGCGGCAGGCGCGCGGCAGGTGCAGGGAACGCTGAACGGCCTCGGCGAGCGCTGCGGCAACGCCAGCCTCACCAGCCTGATCCCGACGCTGCTGCTGAAGGAACCGTTCCGCTCGACCCTGACCACCGGCGTCACGCCCGAGGCGCTGGCCAGCCTCACCCGCATCTCGCGCCGGCTGGACGAGATCCTGAACCGCTCGCCCCTGCGCGCCGCGCCTTACGTCGGCGCCTCGGCCTTTGCCCACAAGGCCGGGCTGCACGCCAGCGCGATCCTGAAGGCGCCGCAGACCTATGAGCATGTGGCCCCCGCGACCGTGGGGAACGAGCGCGTCATCCCGATGTCGAACCAGGCCGGCCAGTCGAACCTGCGCGCCCGCCTTGCCGGCGCGGGGATCGAGGTGCAGCCCGGCGACCCGGCGCTGTCGCGCATCCTTGCTGCGGTAAAGGACCGCGAGGACCAGGGCTACGCCTACGACTCGGCCCAGGCCTCGTTCGAGCTGCTGGCGCGAGAGGAACTCGGCGCCCTGCCCTCGTTCTTCGAGATCGAGCGTTACCGTGTCACCGTCGAGCGTCGTCTGAACGCCATCGGCCGCCGCATCTCGGTCAGCGAGGCGGTGGTGGTGGCGCAGGTCGGCGGCCAGCGGGTGATGTCGGCCAGCGACAGCATCGGCGCGAATGGCGAGGACGCGGGCCCGGTCAACGCGCTGTGGCGCGCGATCGGCAAGGACCTCGGGCCATGGCAGGGCTCCATCGACGAGATGACGCTGGCCGACTTCCGGGTGCGGATCATCGGCGCAGGCACCGACGCGGTGACGCGCGTCATCATCGACTTCACCGATGGGCAGGGCGCGGCATGGTCCACCGTGGGGGTGTCCCCCAACATCGTAGACGCCAGCTTCGAGGCGCTGGTCGATGCGATCCGCTGGAAGCTGATCCGCGACGGCGCCGCATGA
- a CDS encoding squalene/phytoene synthase family protein yields the protein MSAKPSPPVALLAERLRREDPDRFAMAMLAPAEAQARLVTLYALNAELARTALAARDPLIAGMRVQWWVDRLEALHEVPPPHELLSPLWSAWGSKAAGFAGLAEARRHDAAREPFQDTAAVVAYADATGGALMSHAARTLGAPDVPALQAQGRGTALTAWLRAEPALQPLGLGLFCADPQGLAALARIAVEAFGKAAETRRTLPRAAAPALFPGPSPLRFLDALILNRTPPGPSDFTRRAALARLALTGRWWV from the coding sequence ATGAGCGCCAAGCCCTCCCCCCCGGTGGCCTTGCTGGCCGAGCGGCTGCGGCGCGAGGACCCCGACCGCTTCGCCATGGCGATGCTGGCGCCTGCAGAGGCCCAGGCGCGGCTGGTCACGCTTTATGCCCTGAACGCCGAGCTTGCCCGCACGGCACTCGCCGCCCGCGACCCGCTGATCGCCGGGATGCGGGTGCAATGGTGGGTGGACCGGCTCGAGGCGCTGCACGAGGTCCCGCCCCCGCACGAGCTTCTGTCGCCGCTCTGGTCCGCATGGGGCAGCAAGGCGGCCGGTTTCGCCGGCCTTGCCGAAGCGCGCAGGCATGACGCGGCACGAGAGCCCTTTCAGGACACGGCCGCCGTGGTGGCCTATGCCGACGCGACCGGAGGCGCGCTGATGTCGCATGCCGCCCGGACGCTGGGCGCCCCGGATGTGCCCGCCCTGCAGGCCCAGGGCCGGGGCACGGCGCTGACCGCCTGGCTGCGCGCCGAACCCGCGCTGCAGCCGCTTGGCCTCGGCCTTTTCTGCGCGGATCCGCAAGGGCTGGCTGCCTTGGCGCGCATCGCCGTGGAAGCGTTCGGCAAGGCCGCCGAGACCCGCCGCACCCTGCCCCGCGCCGCGGCCCCGGCGCTGTTTCCGGGTCCATCGCCGCTGCGCTTCCTTGACGCGCTGATCCTGAACCGGACGCCGCCTGGTCCGTCCGATTTCACCCGTCGTGCCGCATTGGCCCGGCTTGCCCTCACCGGACGCTGGTGGGTCTGA